The Eurosta solidaginis isolate ZX-2024a chromosome 4, ASM4086904v1, whole genome shotgun sequence genome includes a window with the following:
- the Arp8 gene encoding actin-related protein 8, translating to MQAQRIIIIHPGSLYLRIGRASDLNPVTVLHAVAYLRRENRNAQTYRDVLLPQVQNTTEILTEFEEQRLQVSHSIQSYAPPQESYERNAKRLRVVTPPQQIATFNRRSVPEDLPLSHEKDKNEFDGNKGDITKPEILFDEDILLLHENEASNYNIHFPMKRGEFNVHKNVGGSTAAALSNMENIWLYVLKKHLNINANTLPQYSAVLVISDVYNRSHLREFTNLLLQRLRFRSCFLLQEHVAATFGAGLSYACVVDIGDQKSSISCVEDGISHPETRVRLAYGGGDVTQVFFNLLRKCCFPYKECNVEKDYADAALLMNLKERYCHLTLDVCGAQERCFEVKKFKKRTRYTLQIGDECVVAPLSLFHTELVNLTGKAKQAHVQLRSSQQADSEDCFDAEYIRETGRRNGGRDQLLEGTLPLTGETAEDDLVVDDVVERDSNLKTSDKDELLYINNGQILPIDQAIVRSIERCATEEIKRKMYSCILLVGGSSKFTGFAKWLEQRVMLQLSATCSSSSTPAFEVNVFTKEMDAGMIAWKGAAIMSCLESAPELWIYASEWEKYGLRILREKAPFIW from the exons atgcaggcACAAAGAATTATTATAATTCATCCTGGATCGTTATATTTACGAATTGGAAGAGCATCCGATCTTAATCCTGTGACCGTTTTGCATGCAGTAGCATATTTAAGACGAGAAAACAGAAATGCTCAAACTTATAGAGATGTTTTACTGCCACAAGTACAAAATACGACTGAAATATTAACTGAGTTTGAAGAACAAAGGCTGCAGGTTTCACACTCTATACAGTCATATGCGCCACCACAAGAATCCTATGAAAGAAATGCGAAACGTTTACGAGTAGTTACACCACCGCAACAAATCGCTACCTTTAACAGACGAAGTGTGCCGGAAGATCTTCCATTATCACATGAGAAAGACAAAAATGAGTTCGATGGCAATAAAGGAGATATCACAAAACCTGAAATACTTTTTGATGAAGACATCTTATTGCTGCATGAAAACGAAGCCAGCAACTACAATATACATTTTCCTATGAAACGTGGTGAATTTAATGTACACAAAAATGTAGGTGGCTCGACAGCAGCTGCTTTGTCaaatatggaaaatatttggtTGTATGTATTAAAAAAACACCTAAATATTAATGCAAATACTTTGCCACAATATAGTGCTGTATTGGTGATATCGGATGTTTACAATCGTAGCCATTTACGCGAATTTACAAACTTGCTACTGCAACGTTTACGTTTTCGTTCTTGTTTTTTATTACAAGAACATGTCGCAGCTACATTTGGTGCGGGACTAAGTTACGCCTGTGTTGTGGATATTGGTGATCAAAAAAGTTCAATATCTTGTGTGGAAGATGGCATAAGCCATCCAGAAACACGTGTACGACTAGCTTACGGTGGCGGGGATGTCACTCAAGTTTTCTTTAACTTGCTACGTAAATGCTGCTTTCCTTACAAAGAGTGCAACGTTGAAAAAGACTATGCAGATGCAGCTCTATTGATGAATCTAAAAGAACGCTATTGTCATCTTACTTTGGATGTTTGTGGCGCACAAGAACGATGTTTTGAG GTAAAGAAATTCAAAAAGCGCACACGTTACACTCTTCAAATAGGTGACGAATGCGTTGTTGCACCATTGTCCCTGTTTCACACTGAATTAGTCAATTTGACTGGCAAAGCAAAACAAGCGCATGTTCAACTAAGAAGTAGCCAACAAGCCGATTCCGAAGATTGTTTCGATGCAGAATATATAAGGGAAACAGGGCGCCGTAATGGTGGAAGAGATCAATTACTTGAAGGCACTTTACCTCTTACAGGTGAAACCGCTGAAGATGACTTAGTTGTAGACGATGTTGTTGAACGTGATAGTAATTTGAAAACTAGCGATAAGGATGAACTTTTATATATAAACAATGGCCAAATACTGCCTATAGATCAAGCTATAGTAAGAAGTATTGAACGTTGCGCAACGGAAGAGATTAAACGAAAAATGTATAGTTGTATATTGTTAGTTGGTGGTAGCAGCAAGTTTACCGGTTTTGCTAAATGGTTGGAACAGCGTGTTATGCTTCAATTATCAGCCACCTGCTCATCATCATCTACTCCAGCATTTGAAGTTAATGTTTTCACAAAAGAAATGGATGCTGGTATGATAGCATGGAAGGGAGCAGCAATTATGTCTTGCCTGGAAAGTGCACCAGAATTGTGGATATATGCAAGTGAATGGGAAAAGTATGGATTGCGTATACTGCGTGAGAAGGCGCCATTTATATGGTAA
- the LOC137249698 gene encoding transcription factor grauzone-like: MICRLCLRTLIEDYAVSLFESSQAEEKLVKLIAKYFQLEITPDDQISTSLCEDCSEHLEEFHKFWLYVDLKQNSLSSEFLAVKCGDIKEDNSTPIDVTDDNVDNQGEILLDLKDIPIAQDNFGSGNDLALPLENINVTPDIKIDIETDTESANNLQTGDEWKNDDESFDDDIPLLNLKHKIHKSVVKASILGESMQRDSKANIKNYARVNKKTKKNNKVNVSELSDKPESEKHIKAKQNEEIIGTFMLLNCDLCALCVENYNELRLHFAQVHKKNAYVKCCGKTFHKPSLLAEHVQWHTNPGRFKCDICSKQLRSSKCLASHMKMIHCKKEVDKEIVRCHICSKGFRSQKCLENHITKHKDDRDYPCEICNKSFANPHRLRKHIQDIHENLKRHICDICGKTFKFKPSFERHVLEHQGIVDPPVQCDICGEWSKNKHVNRLHQFKHSQVDTECKYCGRKCVSRTALRGHINYMHKKKYDLQCQFCEKTFKEARNLEEHMATHTGTQLYSCPHCAKECRSKSNMYVHIKRMHVNEWIQSKVARSNDPNLKASLTNLS; this comes from the exons ATGATTTGCCGCTTGTGTTTGAGAACTTTAATAGAAGACTATGCCGTTTCGCTGTTTGAATCGTCTCAAGCCGAAGAGAAACTTGTTAAACTCATAGCAAAGTATTTTCAATTGGAG ATAACGCCAGATGACCAAATATCAACCTCCTTGTGTGAGGACTGCAGTGAACATTTGGAGGAGTTCCATAAATTTTGGCTATACGTTGATTTAAAACAAAATTCCCTGAGTAGTGAATTTTTAGCAGTAAAATGTGGCGATATAAAAGAAGATAACAGCACACCTATTGATGTCACTGATGATAACGTTGATAACCAGGGCGAGATACTTTTAGATTTAAAAGATATACCAATAGCACAAGATAATTTTGGCAGCGGCAATGATTTAGCACTACCACTTGAAAATATTAACGTAACTCCAGATATTAAAATTGATATAGAGACAGATACAGAGTCTGCCAATAACTTGCAAACTGGTGATGAATGGAAAAATGACGACGAATCGTTTGATG ATGATATACCATTGCTTAATTTGAAGCACAAAATACATAAGAGTGTCGTAAAAGCCAGCATTCTGGGCGAATCTATGCAACGTGACAGCAAAGCGAACATAAAAAATTATGCTCGTGTGAATAAGAAGACCAAAAAGAACAATAAAGTAAATGTTTCAGAACTAAGTGATAAACCGGAATCAGAAAAACATATAAAGGCGAAGCAAAATGAAGAAATAATTGGTACCTTTATGTTGTTGAATTGCGATCTATGCGCTCTGTGTGTGGAGAACTACAATGAACTACGTCTACATTTCGCTCAAGTACACAAAAAAAATGCGTATGTAAAATGTTGTGGTAAAACATTCCATAAACCAAGCTTATTAGCTGAGCATGTACAATGGCATACAAATCCTGGAAGATTTAA ATGTGATATATGTAGTAAACAATTGCGTTCCAGCAAATGCTTGGCAAGTCACATGAAAATGATCCATTGCAAAAAAGAAGTGGACAAGGAAATCGTACGTTGCCATATATGTTCGAAAGGCTTTCGGAGTCAAAAATGTCTTGAAAATCACATCACCAAACACAAAGACGATAGGGATTATCCTTGTGAAATATGCAATAAAAG CTTTGCAAATCCACATCGTTTGCGTAAACATATTCAGGACATACATGAGAACCTCAAACGACATATTTGTGATATATGtggcaaaacatttaaatttaagccTTCATTTGAACGGCATGTGCTTGAACATCAAGGCATCGTAGATCCACCAGTGCAATGCGATATCTGTGGAGAGTGGTCTAAAAATAAGCATGTAAATCGTTTGCATCAGTTTAAGCATAGTCAGGTTGATACAGAATGTAAGTATTGTGGAAGAAAGTGTGTTTCCCGCACTGCTCTAAGGGGACATATAAATTACATGCACAAGAAGAAATATGATTTACAATGCCAATTCTGCGAAAAGACATTTAAGGAGGCGAGAAATCTAGAA GAACATATGGCTACACATACAGGCACACAATTATATTCTTGTCCCCATTGCGCCAAAGAATGCCGCTCAAAATCAAACATGTATGTTCATATTAAACGAATGCATGTTAATGAATGGATTCAGTCGAAAGTGGCACGTTCAAATGATCCAAATTTAAAAGCAAGCCTGACAAATCTTAGCTGA